From the genome of Thunnus thynnus chromosome 1, fThuThy2.1, whole genome shotgun sequence, one region includes:
- the LOC137185700 gene encoding mucin-7-like gives MTSHNLCPYGLKSLLECITRAALLSQPGDNPDFLFEYLSELINFRRCHPEDDPKIVSFNYQEMWENKFLGTKKASKTPITASAAAPQVPSQAEVEETLKELYLDLASSTDGNVVKKPQKERMPTNKTSGKDKKPSASPMYPTPTPPPRVGRQHGMNVPPPFLVVKGERKPAPPPRNVSIKTRRVSSVKVPIQQESKGTCEDVRKTPQTRRRTLTPIPAKSSEPEKVSVSVSRVASKPAKPSSVPIPIVTHKLVLPPIPQRKKQDGQVSVVKGKAAPTKPRKSSPMNREVMPDETSSRPPVRKARGPLKAKAKAVPKIAPVPGPESTKEPGPERPRETTPAPPTDPKPEKKRIRPDTAPEKTRAPRILRPLRARVKPVEDRTVEGIQGTAFGRPGSSTFTNTHPHLAHVVHIIRYRRMQIRSSSQGHSGPSLS, from the exons ATGACTTCCCACAATTTGTGCCCTTACGGACTGAAGAGCTTGTTGGAGTGTATTACCAGAGCAGCACTGCTATCTCAACCTGGTGATAATCCCGActttttatttgagtatttatcAGAGCTGATCAACTTCAGAAGATGTCACCCTGAAGATGATCCCAAGATTGTTTCCTTCAACTACCAAGAGATGTGGG AGAACAAGTTCCTGGGAACGAAAAAAGCGTCAAAGACTCCAATCACCGCGTCTGCAGCAGCACCACAAGTTCCATCGCAGGCTGAGGTAGAAGAGACTTTGAAGGAGCTGTACTTGGATTTGGCATCTTCTACTGATGGAAACGTTGTAAAAAAACCTCAAAAGGAGAGAATGCCAACCAACAAAACTTCAGGAAAGGACAAGAAGCCCTCTGCATCTCCCATGTATCCCACACCGACACCACCTCCCCGTGTGGGAAGACAACATGGGATGAATGTACCACCACCTTTCCTTGTTGTAAAGGGAGAAAGGAAGCCTGCACCACCCCCCCGCAATGTCAGCATAAAGACACGTAGAGTGTCCTCAGTGAAGGTTCCTATTCAACAGGAGAGTAAAGGAACCTGTGAAGATGTCAGGAAAACGCCACAAACTCGCCGGCGCACACTAACACCAATTCCAGCCAAATCTTCAGAACCGGAGAAGGTTTCAGTGTCAGTATCCAGAGTGGCCAGTAAACCTGCCAAACCTTCCAGTGTTCCCATACCAATAGTGACACACAAGCTTGTTCTCCCACCTATtccacagaggaaaaaacaagatgGCCAGGTATCTGTGGTCAAGGGCAAGGCTGCGCCCACTAAACCCAGGAAAAGTTCACCAATGAACAGGGAGGTGATGCCAGACGAGACCAGCAGCAGGCCTCCAGTACGCAAAGCACGGGGGCCACTAAAGGCAAAGGCAAAAGCAGTACCAAAAATAGCTCCTGTACCTGGACCAGAGAGCACTAAAGAACCAGGACCAGAGAGGCCCAGAGAGACCACACCTGCCCCACCTACTGATCCGAagccagagaagaagaggataCGTCCTGACACGGCACCAGAGAAAACCAGAGCACCGAGAATTCTGCGGCCACTGAGGGCAAGGGTAAAGCCGGTGGAAGACAGGACTGTAGAGGGTATTCAGGGTACAGCCTTCGGTAGACCAGGCTCTAGTACTTTTACTAACACTCACCCTCATTTGGCGCATGTGGTCCATATAATAAGATATAGACGGATGCAGATTAGATCCTCTTCTCAGGGTCACAGTGGTCCCTCATTAAGTTAA